The proteins below are encoded in one region of Methylobacillus flagellatus KT:
- the glnA gene encoding type I glutamate--ammonia ligase has protein sequence MAVADVLKLVKENDIKFVDFRFTDTKGKEQHVTVPISAFDEDKFTEGHAFDGSSIAGWKGIQASDMLLIPDPNTANIDPFMDEPTLFLTCDVVDPTDGKGYDRCPRSIAKRAEAYLKSSGIGDAAFFGPEPEFFIFDSINWSVDMSGSSVKINSEEAAWASNEKFEGGNTGHRPGVKGGYFPVPPIDSLHDIRSAMVVALEELGVPVEVHHHEVATAGQCEIGTKFSTLVQRADWTQILKYVVLNTAHAYGKTATFMPKPISGDNGSGMHVHQSVWKDGKNLFAGNGYAGLSEFALYYIGGIIKHARALNAITNPGTNSYKRLVPGFEAPVKLAYSAKNRSASIRVPFVQSDKARRIEARFPDPTANPYLAFSALLMAGLDGVQNKIHPGEPATKDLYHLPPEEDAAIPTVASSLEQALEALDKDREFLTRGGVFSDDWISAYIDLKMEEVTKLRQTPHPIEFSMYYSV, from the coding sequence ATGGCGGTGGCCGATGTATTGAAACTCGTGAAGGAAAACGACATCAAATTTGTCGATTTTCGCTTTACTGACACCAAGGGCAAGGAACAGCACGTAACCGTGCCAATTTCTGCATTCGACGAAGACAAATTTACCGAAGGCCATGCTTTCGACGGGTCTTCCATTGCAGGCTGGAAAGGTATCCAGGCATCCGACATGCTCCTGATTCCGGACCCGAACACAGCCAACATCGACCCGTTCATGGATGAACCCACCCTGTTCCTGACCTGTGACGTTGTGGATCCTACCGACGGCAAGGGATATGATCGTTGCCCACGCAGCATTGCCAAGCGTGCTGAAGCCTACTTAAAGTCCAGCGGCATCGGTGACGCAGCCTTCTTCGGTCCCGAACCAGAGTTCTTCATTTTCGACTCCATCAACTGGTCCGTGGACATGAGCGGCAGCTCGGTCAAGATCAACTCCGAAGAAGCCGCATGGGCCTCCAACGAGAAGTTTGAAGGCGGCAACACCGGCCACCGCCCCGGCGTCAAGGGCGGCTACTTCCCTGTGCCCCCGATCGACTCCCTGCACGACATTCGTTCCGCCATGGTTGTGGCGCTGGAAGAACTAGGCGTGCCCGTCGAAGTTCACCACCATGAAGTAGCAACCGCTGGCCAATGTGAAATCGGCACCAAGTTCAGCACCCTGGTTCAACGCGCCGACTGGACACAGATTCTCAAATATGTCGTCCTGAATACTGCTCACGCATACGGCAAGACAGCCACCTTCATGCCCAAGCCCATCTCTGGCGACAATGGTTCCGGCATGCACGTGCACCAATCCGTATGGAAGGACGGCAAGAACCTGTTTGCAGGCAACGGCTACGCCGGCCTGAGTGAGTTTGCCCTTTACTACATCGGTGGCATCATCAAGCACGCACGTGCGCTGAACGCCATCACCAACCCGGGCACCAACTCCTACAAGCGCCTGGTTCCCGGCTTTGAGGCCCCTGTGAAGCTGGCCTATTCCGCGAAAAACCGTTCCGCCTCCATCCGTGTCCCATTCGTGCAATCCGACAAGGCACGCCGCATTGAGGCACGCTTCCCCGATCCAACCGCCAACCCATACCTGGCATTCAGCGCATTGCTGATGGCAGGCCTGGACGGCGTGCAGAACAAGATCCATCCTGGCGAACCTGCTACCAAGGATCTCTACCACCTGCCACCAGAAGAAGATGCAGCGATCCCAACCGTTGCCTCCTCTCTGGAGCAAGCGCTGGAAGCCCTGGACAAGGATCGCGAGTTCCTGACCCGCGGCGGCGTGTTCTCCGATGACTGGATCAGCGCTTATATCGATCTGAAGATGGAAGAGGTAACCAAGCTACGCCAGACTCCACACCCGATCGAGTTCAGCATGTACTACAGCGTTTAA
- a CDS encoding DUF4124 domain-containing protein, translating into MKRISLFLLAWPMYAVMHGSAHAEIYKSVDEHGHVTYSNVPSKGAIKLDIDPPPPAPPPKPKPQATPSDFPRIDTQTQKKRDEQRKQILLEELEAERAALEEAKKAYAEGESKPEVYRGANGKTYRNVAKFEEKMKRLQAEVDAHERNVQLLEKELEAFK; encoded by the coding sequence ATGAAAAGAATCAGCCTATTCCTTCTGGCCTGGCCCATGTATGCAGTCATGCATGGCAGCGCCCATGCCGAAATCTACAAAAGCGTGGACGAACATGGGCATGTCACCTACTCCAATGTCCCCAGCAAGGGAGCCATCAAACTGGATATAGATCCGCCGCCCCCGGCTCCCCCGCCCAAACCCAAGCCCCAGGCCACGCCTAGCGATTTTCCGCGCATCGACACCCAAACCCAGAAAAAGCGCGATGAACAGCGCAAGCAAATCCTGCTTGAAGAGCTGGAGGCTGAACGCGCAGCCCTGGAAGAAGCAAAAAAAGCCTATGCCGAAGGCGAATCCAAGCCTGAGGTTTACCGGGGCGCCAACGGAAAAACCTATCGCAACGTCGCAAAATTCGAGGAAAAAATGAAGCGCTTGCAAGCCGAAGTGGATGCGCACGAGCGCAATGTACAGCTCTTGGAAAAAGAATTGGAAGCATTCAAATAA